In one Arachis duranensis cultivar V14167 chromosome 9, aradu.V14167.gnm2.J7QH, whole genome shotgun sequence genomic region, the following are encoded:
- the LOC107464065 gene encoding LOW QUALITY PROTEIN: E3 ubiquitin-protein ligase At1g63170 (The sequence of the model RefSeq protein was modified relative to this genomic sequence to represent the inferred CDS: inserted 1 base in 1 codon), producing MDITDTQRNSNTESDLCPLLMEQLVSRNDHQHIIDIARNNDGLSNSSNNQRPAVHENQPSVSTDVHTRETASFASPRFSPRSSTLTRGEGYNHRRRSPLNSGLWVSVELFVTVGQIIASVVVLSMSRDEHPQAPLFAWIVGYAAGCVATLPILYWRYQNYNQIAEPDISQSSQGSSLSNPSETTYTAISVTHNSNSDNSHTTELSAGSARIPAVFSSRFNGLVDHFKMALDCFFAVWFVVGNVWIFGGHTSPSDAPKLYRLCIVFLTFSCIGXSGVEDVNTTAEDDGGILAAGTEKERPISGEDSACCICLAKYVDNDELRELPCFHIFHVGCIDKWLKINASCPLCKYEVGTNNEGAHSAMGSNQH from the exons ATGGATATCACCGACACGCAACGGAATAGTAACACTGAAAGTGATCTATGTCCATTGCTGATGGAGCAGCTGGTATCCCGCAATGATCATCAGCACATAATTGATATTGCAAGGAACAATGATGGTTTATCCAACTCATCTAATAATCAACGCCCTGCAGTGCATGAAAATCAACCTAGTGTCAGCACGGATGTCCATACCCGTGAAACAGCTTCATTTGCTTCACCTAGATTTAGTCCTAGAAGTTCCACATTGACAAGAGGAGAGGGGTACAATCATCGCAGAAGGAGCCCACTAAATTCTGGTCTATGGGTCTCTGTTGAGCTTTTTGTCACTGTGGGTCAGATCATAGCATCTGTTGTTGTCTTGTCAATGTCAAGAGATGAACATCCCCAAGCCCCATTGTTCGCATGGATTGTGGGTTATGCAGCTGGTTGTGTTGCTACTCTTCCTATTCTTTACTGGCGATATCAAAACTATAATCAAATTGCGGAACCAGATATATCTCAATCATCTCAAGGATCTTCTTTAAGTAACCCTTCAGAAACTACTTATACTGCCATATCTGTTACCCATAATTCGAACAGCGACAATAGTCACACTACAGAATTGTCTGCAGGAAGTGCTAGAATTCCTGCAGTGTTTAGTTCTAG GTTTAATGGATTAGTAGACCATTTCAAGATGGCCTTGGATTGCTTCTTTGCAGTTTGGTTTGTCGTTGGCAATGTGTGGATCTTTGGAGGTCACACTTCTCCTTCCGATGCTCCAAAATTGTATAG GTTATGTATAGTCTTCCTTACCTTCAGCTGCATCG TTAGTGGTGTTGAGGATGTCAATACCACTGCTGAAGATGACGGTGGAATTTTAGCTGCTGGGACTGAAAAGGAACGGCCTATATCAGGAGAAGATTCT GCTTGCTGCATTTGCTTGGCAAAATATGTAGACAACGACGAACTTCGGGAGCTACCATGCTTTCATATCTTTCATGTAGGGTGTATTGATAAATGGTTAAAGATAAATGCATCCTGTCCTCTTTGTAAATATGAAGTTGGTACAAACAATGAAGGTGCACATTCGGCCATGGGTTCCAATCAGCAttag
- the LOC107464009 gene encoding N-terminal acetyltransferase A complex auxiliary subunit NAA15, producing MGASLPPKEANLFKLIVKSYETKQYKKGLKAADAILKKFPDHGETLSMKGLTLNCMDRKSEAYELVRQGLKNDLKSHVCWHVFGLLYRSDREYREAIKCYRNALKIDPDNIEILRDLSLLQAQMRDLSGFVETRQQLLTLKPNHRMNWIGFSVAHHLNSNASKAVEILEAYEGTLEDDYPPENERCEHGEMLLYKISLLEECGLLESALEELRKKESKIVDKLEYKEQEVSLLVKLGRLEEGEVLYQALLSMNPDNYRYYEGLQKCVGLYSVNGQYSPDEIDRLDSLYKSLGQQYKWSSAVKRIPLDFLQGDKFRAAADNYIRPLLTKGVPSLFSDLSSLYNHPGKADILEQLILELEHSIRTSGQYPGRVEKEPPSTLMWTLFLLAQHYDRRGQYEVALSKIDEAIEHTPTVIDLYSVKSRILKHAGDFAAAAAFADEARCMDLADRYVNSECVKRMLQADQVALAEKTAVLFTKDGDQHNNLHDMQCMWYELASGESYFRQGDLGRALKKFLAVEKHYADITEDQFDFHSYCLRKMTLRTYVEMLKFQDRLHSHVYFEKAAAGAIRCYIKLHDSPPKSTTEEDDEMSKLLPSQKKKMRQKQRKAEARAKKEAEEKNEELNAGGASKSGKRHVKPVDPDPHGEKLLQVEDPLSEATKYLKLLQKNSPDSLETHLLAFECYTRRNKILLALQAVKRLLRLDAEHPDSHRCLIKLFHKVGSMNAPVTDGEKLIWSVLEAERSTISQLHEKSLVEANNAFLENHKDSLMHRAAFAEILSILDLNRKSEAVKLVEESTNNFVPSNGALGPIREWTLKDCIAVHKLLGTILHDQDAALRWKSRCAEYFPYSTHFEGSCSSVSPNSVYSQLSKNSEHESSNHSTGSQNAGPIKSNGKLDAFKDLTI from the exons AAATCGTATGAAACCAAACAATACAAAAAGGGCCTCAAAGCAGCAGATGCCATCTTGAAAAAATTCCCAGATCATGGAG AAACTTTATCGATGAAGGGTTTGACATTAAATTGCATGGATCGTAAGTCAGAAGCATATGAACTTGTCCGTCAAGGATTAAAG AATGACCTTAAAAGTCATGTTTGCTGGCATGTCTTTGGTCTCCTTTATCGATCAGACAGAGAATACAGGGAGGCGATCAAGTGCTACCGAAATGCACTGAAAATTGATCCTGACAATATTGAAATCCTACGTGACCTCTCTCTCTTACAG GCTCAAATGCGGGATTTAAGTGGCTTTGTTGAGACAAGACAGCAACTTTTAACTCTGAAACCAAATCATCGCATGAACTGGATTGGTTTTTCTGTTGCCCATCATTTGAACTCTAA TGCATCCAAGGCAGTTGAAATTTTGGAAGCATATGAAGGGACTTTAGAAGATGATTATCCTCCAGAAAATGAACGGTGTGAGCATGGGGAAATGCTTTTATATAAG ATTTCTTTATTAGAGGAATGCGGATTGCTTGAGAGCGCTTTGGAGGAGTTGCGCAAAAAGGAATCAAAAATT GTTGATAAGCTTGAATATAAAGAACAAGAGGTTTCACTTCTAGTGAAGCTTGGTCGTTTAGAAGAAGGCGAAGTCTTGTACCAGGCATTACTTTCCATGAATCCTGATAACTATAG GTACTATGAAGGTCTCCAAAAATGTGTTGGGTTGTATTCAGTGAATGGCCAGTACTCACCGGATGAAATAGATCGATTGGATTCCTTGTACAAATCACTTGGCCAGCAGTATAAATGGTCTTCTGCTGTTAAG AGAATACCCCTAGATTTTTTGCAAGGTGACAAATTTAGAGCAGCAGCAGATAATTATATTAGGCCTCTACTAACTAAG GGAGTTCCAtctcttttctctgatctttcGTCTTTGTATAATCACCCTGGGAAG GCAGACATTTTGGAACAACTTATTCTCGAGTTAGAGCATTCAATTAGGACGTCCGGCCAATATCCCGGGAG GGTGGAAAAAGAACCCCCTTCAACTCTTATGTGGACTTTGTTTTTATTGGCTCAG CATTATGACAGACGAGGCCAATATGAAGTTGCTCTTTCCAAAATTGATGAGGCCATAGAACACACACCTACTGTTATTGATCTATATTCCGTAAAG AGTCGGATACTGAAGCATGCTGGTGAttttgctgctgctgctgcattTGCAGATGAAGCCAGGTGTATGGATCTTGCCGATCGTTATGTTAATAGTGAATGTGTTAAGCGCATGCTGCAGGCTGATCAG GTGGCTTTGGCTGAAAAAACTGCTGTACTGTTTACAAAAGATGGTGATCAACACAACAACCTTCATGACATGCAATGCATGTG GTATGAGCTAGCCTCTGGTGAAAGCTATTTCCGTCAGGGTGATCTTGGACGGGCACTGAAGAAGTTTTTAGCAGTTGAAAAACATTATGCAGATATTACTGAAGatcaatttgattttcactcATACTGCTTGAGGAAAATGACTTTGCGTACTTATGTGGAAATGCTTAAATTTCAAGACCGGTTGCACTCACATGTTTATTTTGAGAAAGCAGCAGCTGGAGCTATAAG ATGCTATATTAAGTTGCATGATTCTCCCCCGAAGTCTACAACTGAGGAAGACGACGAAATGTCAAAATTGCTTCCTtctcaaaagaagaaaatgagacAAAAACAGAGAAAGGCAGAAGCAAGAGCTAAGAAA GAGGcagaagaaaagaatgaagagTTGAATGCCGGAGGGGCTTCAAAGTCTGGGAAACGACATGTAAAACCTGTTGATCCTGATCCACATGGGGAGAAGTTGTTGCAG GTGGAAGATCCACTGTCAGAAGCCACGAAGTACTTGAAGTTGCTGCAGAAGAATTCACCTGATTCATTGGAAACACACTTGCTTGCTTTTGAATGTTATACAAGACGAAATAAGATTTTGCTTGCACTACAG GCTGTGAAGCGATTGCTGAGGTTGGATGCCGAACATCCCGATTCTCATCGTTGCTTG ATTAAATTATTCCATAAAGTGGGGTCCATGAATGCACCTGTGACTGACGGCGAGAAACTGATTTGGAGTGTCTTAGAAGCTGAGCGCTCAACCATCAG CCAGCTGCATGAGAAATCTCTGGTTGAGGCTAACAACGCTTTCCTTGAAAATCATAAAG ATTCTCTCATGCACAGAGCGGCTTTTGCAGAAATCTTGAGCATTTTGGATTTGAACAGAAAGTCTGAGGCTGTCAAGTTGGTTGAAGAGTCCACAAACAATTTTGTGCCAAG TAATGGAGCACTTGGACCAATCAGGGAATGGACACTTAAAGACTGTATTGCTGTTCACAAACTTCTTGGGACAATACTACATGATCAGGATGCTGCATTGA GATGGAAATCACGATGTGCTGAGTACTTCCCTTATTCTACACACTTCGAAGGCAGCTGCAGTTCAGTCTCTCCAAACTCGGTCTACAGTCAGTTAAGCAAAAACTCTGAGCATGAAAGTTCGAACCATTCGACGGGTAGTCAGAATGCGGGCCCTATCAAATCAAATGGGAAACTGGATGCATTCAAAGATCTCACTATCTGA